In one Podarcis muralis chromosome 7, rPodMur119.hap1.1, whole genome shotgun sequence genomic region, the following are encoded:
- the LOC144328581 gene encoding phospholipase A2 inhibitor NAI-like, giving the protein MQELLGFLLFSVLIQTGTSLECEVCSGLGSSCVGRMENCDAGQDTCAIAYTETSLGEATTQTVSKSCASSSVCNSPPTYMNFGQGKYIRSHITCCAGDTCRAVSPQLPPALNKPNGKQCPGCYSLLPGGCETETVDCIGTEDYCLELEEKVTYGKFTFNVIMNGCVSQPACAAKVGKVATAGVYTDITKAECTPAPISA; this is encoded by the exons ATGCAGGAACTCCTGGGATTTTTGCTCTTCTCAGTTTTAATACAGACAG GCACTTCTTTGGAATGTGAAGTCTGCAGTGGCCTCGGCAGCAGTTGTGTTGGCAGGATGGAGAACTGTGACGCTGGCCAAGACACCTGTGCCATTGCCTACACGGAAACCTCATTAG GTGAAGCGACAACACAGACAGTCTCAAAGAGCTGTGCATCCTCAAGTGTCTGCAACAGCCCCCCAACGTACATGAATTTTGGGCAGGGGAAATACATTCGGTCCCACATCACCTGTTGCGCGGGAGATACTTGCAGGGCAGTATCTCCTCAAT TGCCACCAGCATTGAACAAACCTAATGGCAAGCAATGCCCAGGCTGCTACTCTTTGTTACCCGGTGGTTGTGAAACAGAGACCGTGGATTGCATTGGAACCGAGGACTACTGTCTTGAATTGGAGGAAAAAGTCACATATG GTAAATTCACCTTCAATGTCATCATGAATGGCTGTGTTTCCCAACCTGCCTGTGCTGCAAAAGTGGGCAAAGTGGCTACTGCAGGGGTTTATACTGATATTACGAAAGCTGAGTGCACACCAGCTCCCATTTCAGCTTGA
- the LOC114603460 gene encoding uncharacterized protein LOC114603460, with the protein MQAVLGLLLFSVLLAGASSLECEVCSSNAKTCSGRKVTCEDKNDVCQHLVTEVSGTFRVEKKCEKKATCESFKNQIGKSAPGQFTGVINEIVCDKAPSPYASLLLALSGLLLKNVLF; encoded by the exons ATGCAGGCTGTCCTGGGACTTCTCCTCTTTTCTGTGCTTCTTGCTGGAG CTAGTTCTTTGGAATGTGAAGTATGCAGCAGTAACGCTAAAACTTGCTCTGGACGAAAGGTGACTTGTGAAGATAAGAATGATGTCTGCCAACATTTAGTGACCGAAGTCAGCG GGACGTTCCGCGTCGAAAAGAAGTGTGAGAAGAAGGCTACGTGTGAGTCTTTTAAAAACCAGATAGGGAAGTCTGCACCTGGTCAATTTACGGGAGTAATCAATGAAATTGTGTGTGACAAGGCCCCTTCACCTTATGCATCACTCCTCCTGGCCCTCTCTGGGCTCCTGCTGAAGAATGTCCTCTTCTAA